One window of the Doryrhamphus excisus isolate RoL2022-K1 chromosome 10, RoL_Dexc_1.0, whole genome shotgun sequence genome contains the following:
- the LOC131136759 gene encoding homeobox protein Hox-C13a: MTTSLLVHPRWADTLMYVYEKSPNESAPNKSQTMEGLSGNCPATHCRDLMSHPALGRHSGTIATHQGSVYSDISSPDTARQCPAPQSSSGASLSYGYPFGGPYYGCRLSHSHNVNLQQKPCSYHPADKYAEPGTALPGEELSSRAKEFAFYPSFASSYQAVPGYLDVSVVPGISGHPEPRHDALIPMEGYQHWALSNGWDGQVYCSKEQTQSGHLWKSPFPDVVPLQPEVSSYRRGRKKRVPYTKVQLKELEKEYAASKFITKDKRRRISAATNLSERQVTIWFQNRRVKEKKFVSKSKNSHLHAT, from the exons ATGACGACTTCGCTGCTTGTGCATCCACGCTGGGCGGACACCTTGATGTACGTTTATGAAAAAAGCCCGAATGAAAGCGCTCCGAATAAAAGCCAAACAATGGAGGGACTGAGCGGCAATTGCCCCGCGACTCACTGCAGAGACCTGATGTCGCACCCCGCCCTGGGAAGACACTCCGGCACCATAGCGACCCACCAAGGCTCCGTCTACTCGGATATTTCCTCGCCGGACACCGCTCGCCAGTGTCCCGCCCCGCAGTCGTCCTCCGGCGCCTCGCTGAGCTACGGCTACCCGTTCGGGGGCCCCTACTACGGCTGCAGGCTCTCCCACTCCCACAACGTCAACTTGCAGCAGAAGCCGTGCTCGTACCACCCCGCGGACAAATACGCCGAGCCCGGCACCGCTCTCCCCGGCGAGGAACTGTCTAGCCGGGCTAAAGAGTTCGCTTTCTACCCCAGCTTCGCCAGCTCGTACCAGGCCGTGCCGGGATATCTGGACGTGTCGGTGGTGCCCGGCATCAGTGGCCACCCCGAGCCGAGGCACGACGCCCTCATCCCCATGGAGGGGTACCAGCACTGGGCTCTCTCCAATGGCTGGGACGGGCAGGTGTACTGCTCCAAGGAGCAAACGCAGTCCGGTCATCTGTGGAAGTCGCCGTTTCcag ATGTGGTGCCCCTGCAGCCTGAGGTGAGCAGTTACCGCCGCGGCCGCAAAAAGCGCGTCCCTTACACCAAGGTGCAGCtgaaggagctggagaaggaatACGCAGCCAGCAAGTTCATCACCAAAGACAAGAGAAGGCGCATCTCGGCCGCCACCAACCTCTCGGAGCGCCAGGTCAccatttggttccagaaccggcgGGTGAAGGAGAAGAAGTTTGTCAGTAAATCCAAGAACAGTCACCTGCACGCCACTTGA